ACCGCCAGAAAACACAGGTCCCAGACGCCGGAGCGGGCCGTGTCAGAAACATCCACCGCGCGCGCCATTTCGATGAAATCCACCGCCAGGCCCAGCCGCGCGGCCAGCGCCTGTGACAGATCCACCGTGATACCACGGGGCTGCCCCGCCTCGTCGCGCCCGATCAGCACCCCGTTTCCAAAGTTCAGCGCGGCGCGCAGCCGCCCCTCGGGACAAAAGTCCCGGATCGTCTCACTGTCCATCGAAATGGCACCCCTTCCGTTGCATTACCGGGCAAGCAGCCCGGCTTCCGTTCGCACCACAGACGACCTCAGGCCGCCAGCCCGCGCCCTTTCAAAAGCGCCTCGACCCCCGGCATCCGGCCCCGGAAGCGGGTGTACAGCACCTCCGCCTCGACAGAGCCTCCGCGCGAGAGGATATAGTCCTCCAGCCGCTGCGCCACCTCGGGGTCGAAGGCGCCACCGGCCTCCTCGAAGGCCGCGAAGGCGTCGGCATCCATGACTTCCGACCACATGTAGCTGTAGTAGCCGCTGGAATAGCCATCGCCCGAGAAGACATGCGCGAAATGCGGCGTCGCGTGCCGCATGGTGATGGCGTGGGGCATACCCATGCCTTCCAGCACCTCGGCCTGCTTCTGCATCACGTCGGCGGGCGGCTGGCCTTGGTGGAACTCCAGGTCCACCAGCGCCGAGGCCACGTATTCGACCGTCTGGAACCCCATGTCGAAGGTCGCGGCCTTCAGCACCTTCTCCAGCAGGGCGGGCGGCATCGGCTCGCCGGTCTCGGCATGGGTGGCAAACTCGCCCAGCACCTCAGGCACCTCCAGCCAGTGCTCGTACAGCTGGCTGGGCAACTCGACGAAATCGCGCGCCACCGAGGTGCCCGAGACAGAGCCGAAGGTGACATCCGACAGCATCTGGTGCAGCGCATGGCCGAATTCGTGGAACAGCGTGCGGGCATCGTCATAGGACAGAAGGGCGGGCTTGCCCTTGGGCGGCTTGGCGAAGTTGCAGACGTTCACGACGATGGGCGTCTTGGCGACGGGCCGCTTCGCCTGCTCGCGGAAGGTCGAACACCAGGCCCCCGACCGCTTGGAAGACCGCGCGAAATAGTCACCGATGAAGACCGCCAAATGCTGGCCATCGCGCGTCACCGCCCAGGCCCGGCAGTCGGGATGGTAGAGCGGCACGTCAAGCGCCTGAAACTCCAGTCCGAACAGGCGGTTGGAACAGGCAAAGGCCGCCTCGATCATCCGGTCGAGCTTCAGGTAGGGCTTCAGTTCCGCCTCATCGAGATCGTGCAGCGCGCGGCGCCGCTTCTCGGCGTAGTACCGCCAGTCCCAGGGTTCCAACGGCCCGCTCAGACCGTCGGCGCGCAACATCTCTTCCATCTCGGCGGCATCCGACAGCGCGGCGGCCCGCGCCGGTTCCCAGACTGCCATCAGCAGCTCGCGCACCTTGGCGGGCGTGCCCGCCATCTCGGTCTCCAGCTTGTAGGCGGCGAAATCCTCGTATCCAAGCAAGGCCGCGCGCTCCTTGCGCAGCGCCAGCGTCTCGGCGGCGATGCCGCGATTGTCCGTCTCACCACCGTTCTCGCCGCGCATCACCCAGGCCCGCCAGGCCTTTTCGCGCAGCGCACGCCGGGGCGAGAATTGCAGAAAAGGTGTGATCAGCGAACGCGACAACGTCACCAGCGGCGTCTCGACGCCGGCCGCCTCGCCGGCAGAGCGCGCGGCATCGACGACGAACTCCGGCAACCCCTCCAGATCCGCCTCGGACAGGGGCATGGACCAGTCCGCCTCGTCCTTCAGCAGGTTCTGCGTGAACTGCGTGCCCAGCACCGCCAGCCGCGACTTCACCTTACTCATGCGCTCTGCCGCATCGCCCTCCAGCGCCGCCCCGGCCCGCACGAACCCGCGATACGTCAGGTAGAGCACCCGCTCTTCCTCCGGCTCCAGCGCCAGCGCCTCGCGCCCGTCCCACAGCGCCTCGATCCGGGCAAACAACGCCTTGTTCGAATAAATCGCCGAGGAGTGCGCCGCCAGCTTCGGCGAGAAATCCCGCTGCAAGGCCTGCCGAGCCGCGTTGCTGTCGGCGCCCGCAAGGTTGAAGAACACCCCCAGAACCTTGTCCAGCGCCGCGCCCGCCCCCTCCATCGCCTCGACGGTATTGACGAAACTCGGCGGCTCGGGGTTGTCGGCGATCGCCTCGATCTCGGTCAGGTGCTCCGCCAGCGCCGCCTCGAAGGCGGGGGCGAAATGCGCATCCTCAATGGCGTCGAAGGGGGCGATTCCGTAGGGCGTTTCCCATGGCATCAGCAGCGGGTTGGTCATCACGTCTCTCCTGTGGTCACGTCAAAGCTAGGCGACAGACGCCGCCGCTTCAATCGCGCCCCTCTGCTTCTTCTCTGTCCAAATACTCACAGCCCCGGCCCGCCGCAGGCGTCCCCGCCGCGCAGGAACCACGCCCGCGGCACCGCACCCCACGTCACCATGAGGCGCGCCCTTCAGGCTTCTTCTTGGTTAAGGTACCTCTGCGCTCTGCCTGCCCCGTGCGGCACGGTCAGGGATGGGCACCCCCGCAGGCCGGGCAATCGGCCCGCCGCTTCAGCGCGATCTTGCGGGTCTCGCCCCAGAGCGCGTCATAGATCAGCATCTCTGCACGCAGGCCCTGCCCGGCGCCGGTGATGCGCTTGATCGCCTCGACCGCCATCATCGTCCCCACGACGCCCGGCAAGGGCCCCAGCACCCCCGCCTCGGCGCAGGAGGGCGCCAGCCCCGCAGCGGGCGCCGTAGGGAAGATGCATTCGTAGCAGGGCCCGCCCGAGGCCGGATCGAACAGGCTGACCTGCCCCTCCCACTGGCTGAGCGCGCCCGAGATCAGCGGCTTGCCCGCCGCTACGGCGGCGCGGTTCACAAGGTAGCGGGTGTCGAAATTGTCGGTGCCGTCCAGCACCAGATCGTAGTCTGCCATCAGCGCGGCGGCGCTGTCCGGGTCCAGCCGCCGGTTGTAGGGGCGGACGGCGATATAGGGGTTCAGCGCCTCCATGGCGGCCTGCGCGGAAAACACCTTGGCCATGCCGATGCGCTGGTCGGTATGGATCACCTGCCGTTGCAGGTTACCGCTGTCGACCACGTCGTCGTCGATCACGCCGATGGTGCCGACGCCGCCCGCCGCCAGGTACAGCAGCACCGGAGAGCCCAGCCCCCCCGCGCCCACCACCAGAACCTTCGCCTCTTTCAGCGCCTTCTGGCCCGGGCCACCCAGCTCGCGCAGCACGATGTGGCGGGCGTAGCGCTCCAGCTCACCCTCGCGGAACAGTCCGGGACGCGGCGGCGGAGCCTCGGCGGCCGCCTTGCGCACCGCGCGCGCCTTCAGGCCGCGGACAAGGCGCGCATACCCCAGCGCCAGCGCGCCGAGGCCGCCGAGGATCAGCCAGGGCGCCGCGCTGCCGCCGGTCGCCGCGCGCAGGGGATGGCCCTCCGGCAGGGCCACCTGCGCGATCAGCACGGCGACGTAAAGGATCGCGATCATGTAAAGCCGCGCCGCGCGAGGCGTCTTCATCACGTGGCCAAGCCCCCAGAGCCCCGCCGCCAGCGCCAGCACAAGCAGCATCAGCTGCGCCCCGTCGAGCCAAAGCCGCCCTCGCCACGCACCGTGTCCGGCAGGCTGTCCGCCTGCGTGAAGGTCGCGCGGACCACCGGCGCCACGATCATCTGCGCGATGCGGTCACCATGGGCGATGGTAAAGGGCTCTGTCCCGGCGTTCATCACGATCACCCCCAGCGCCCCGCGATAGTCGCTGTCGATGGTCCCGGGCGTATTCGGCAGGGTGATCCCGTGTTTCAGCGCAAGGCCAGAGCGCGGGCGGATCTGCACCTCGTAGCCCTCGGGGATCGCCAGCCGCAGCCCGGTCGGCACCAGCGCCCGCGCGCCGGGGGCCAGTGTCCGGGTGCCCCGATCCGGCAGGTTGGCGCACAGGTCGGCGCCCGCCGCGCCCTCTGTCGCATAGGCGGGCAGGCCCAGCGACCGGTCCGCCTCTTCAAGCCATTGAAAGGTGATTGCGACGCTCATGCCCGGCCCTCCCCGCCTCTGGGCGACGGCCCTGCGCCGCCGGTGTGGTTTGGATCGCAGGCGGTCATGACGTGCCCCCGTCCCATGGGCCGGGTTTGCGGGCGGTGCCCAGTGCCCCGGCGATCCGCTCGGCCAGCCGGCGGGCCACCTCGGCCTTCGAGGCGCGGGGCCATGCTTCGGCCCCCTCGGCGGTGATCAGGGTCACCGCGTTTTCCGTCCCGCCCATGATGCCCGTCGATGGCGAGACATCGTTTGCAACGATCCAGTCACAGCCCTTGCGGGCGCGCTTGGCGGTGGCATTGGCCACCACATCGTCGGTTTCCGCGGCGAAGCCCACAACCAGCGGCGGGCGCCCCTCGGTCAGGCCCGACACCCCGGCAAGGATGTCCGGGTTCTCGGCGAAGTTCAGCACCGGCAGGGCACCGCTTTGCTTCTTGATCTTGCTGTCAGAGGCGCTGGCGACGCGCCAGTCCGCCACGGCGGCAGCAAAGATGCCCGCGTCCACCGGCAGGGCGGCCATGACCGCATCGCGCATCTCTTGCGCGGTCTCCACCTCGACGACCTGCGTGCCCTCAGGCCGCGCCGCGTCGGCGGGGCCGGTGACAAAGACCACCTCGGCCCCCAGCCGCAGCAGCTCCTGAGCGATGGCTGTGCCCTGCGCGCCGGAGGAGCGGTTGGCGATGTAGCGCACCGGGTCGATGGGTTCATGCGTGGGGCCAGAGGTCACAAGCACGCGGCGTCCCGTCAGCGGGCCATCGCCCAGACGCGCCTCGATGGCGGCGACGATTTCCAGCGGTTCGGACATGCGGCCCGGGCCATGCTCACCGCAGGCCATGTCGCCCGCGTTCGGGCCGACAACCGCCACGCCGTCGCCCTGAAGCACCGACAGGTTGCGCTGCGTGGCCGGATGATCCCACATGCGCACATTCATCGCGGGGGCGATCAGCACCGGCGTATCGGTGGCCATCAGCAACGTAGAGGCCAGATCGTCCGCCCGGCCCGTCGCCATCTTGCCCATCAGGTCCGCCGTCGCCGGGGCCACCACCAGCAGGTCCGCGACGCGCGACAGCTGGATATGGCCCATCTCGGCCTCTTTGGTCAGGTCGAAGAGGGCACGGTGGACCTCTTCCCCGGCAAGCGCCGAAACGGACAGGGGTGTCACGAAGTGCTCTGCCGCGCCGGTCATGACCGGGGTCACCGCCGCGCCGCGTTCGCGCAGACGCCGGATCAGGTCAAGCGCCTTGTAGGCGGCGATACCGCCGCCGATGATCAGCAAAATGCGTTTGCCCCGCAGCATGGCGCGCCCTTTCTTCAGCCCGGGCCGGACCTTAGCCGCCTTGGCGGAAAGGGCAAGGGCAGCCCGCGACCACAGGCCAGCGCACCGCCTCGCGCAGCACGGGGGGCGCGGCCTGCAACCGCCTGCCCCTCAGCCGCCAACCTGCGGGGCATAGGTGCCGAAGCACCAGACGTTGCCCTCGAAATCGCGGCAGCGGAATTCTCGGCTGCCATAGTCCCGGTCGGTCAGCCCTTCGAGGATCTCGACGCCCGAAGCCTGAACCCGCTTGAACAGGTCGTCGGGGTTCTCGACCGCAAGATACAGCGACTTGCCGCCGTTCGCATCCGGCCCCGGCGTGCCGACCTCTGCGCCATAGGCGTCGGCGCGGGCCTGCCCCAGCATCAGGATCGACCCGCCCAGCGCCAGTTCCGCATGGGCGACGGTCTCTCCCTCGCGGTGGGTGTTGACCTCGGCAAAGCCAACGACCTCGGTCAGCCATGTAAGCATTCGGTCAGGGTCACGGTAACGGAAGGTGGGATAAAGCTTCTGTCGCGGCGCCATCAGAGCCTCCTGTTCGTGCGGCATGCGCTGCGAACCGGCGCCCCTTCGGCTTTCGACCAGGCGCCGGTCACTTCTGGAAAGCGTCGCAAGGGTCGCCGCGATCCACCGCCGGTTCAGAGCGCACAAGATCGAAGATGCCATCCGGGATCGGGGCGCCTTCCTCGCCCTGTGCCACGGCGAAGACGGTCGCGCCGGTGCCCTCCAGCGTGGCGACGGCCAGAGCCCCCGCCCCCCAGTCCAGCCGGGCGTGGCCGTTGCCGGTGATCACCGCCACCGGGCCGCCGGTTTCCTCCAGCGCCCGTATCGCGGCCTCGGCCAGCAGGGTGTCGCGCACCCGCTGCACATCGACCATCTGGGGAAGCATCTCGGGCGGCAGCGCGCCGCAATGGGCCGCTTGCTGAAGCACAAAACGTTCTTCCGCCTCTTCCGGGGGCAGGTCGGTGGCCAGCAGCGCCGCAAGGTCCGCGTTGGCCACCTCGACCGAGGTGCGCCCCTCCTGCATGACCGCCCGGGCCCGCTCTCTCGGCAGTTCCGCACCGTAATGGACGGCTTCGGGCTCTGCGATGAAGATCGGGTGATACATGGCAAAGTCCGGCCAGCCGGTGCCGGACCATCCCAGCGCCTCGTCCAGCGCCGCCCGGTCGTCAAGGATCTCGGGCGTGATGGCCGAAACCTCTGCGCTGTCGAGCATCTCCCAGACTATGGCCTTGGGGTTCAGGGCATCGACCGCCTCTGCCTGCCATGCGTGATGGGCGGGGTTGTCGTGGACTTCCCCAAGGAAAACGATGTCCGCCCGAGGAAACTCCTTGGCCGGACAGGCCGTCGCCGCGACGGCGACAAGAAATGCAATGGCTCTCATGCGAGGAAGTTCTTGACCTCGCCGGACTGCGTTTCAAGCGACTTGCGCATCTTGGTAAAGGCCGCGGCCTCCAGCTGACGCACCCGCTCTTTCGACAGGCCGAGTTCGGTGCCAAGGCTTTCCAGCGTGCGGCTTTCCTCGCGCAGCTTGCGCTCGCGCACGATGAACCGCTCCCGTTCGTTCAGCGCGCCCATGGCATGCACCAACCAGTCGCGCAGCTGCTCGTTGTCGTGACTGGTCTCGACGATCTGCGCGGCCTGCTCGGCGTCGTCTTCCAGCGTGTCGATCCACTCGCGGCCCTCGTCCTCGACCGACTGCGTGGCGTTCAGCGAGTAGTCAGAACCCGACAGGCGCCCTTCCATCATCTCGACGTCGCGCAGCGGCACACCGATCTCGGTCGCGATCATGTGGCGCAACTGGTGCCCGTCGAGGGTCTCGCCCTGCGCGGCGGCCTCGCGTTCGATCTTGGCCTGCACGCGGCGCATGTTGAAAAACAGCGACTTCTGCGAAGAGGTGGAGCCGGTGCGCACCATCGACCAGTTGCGCATCACGTAGTCCTGGATAGAGGCCTTGATCCACCAGACCGCGTAGGTCGAAAAACGCACGCCACGATCCGGGTCGAACTTGTCGGCGGCTTTCATCAGGCCAAGGCCGGCCTCCTGGATCAAGTCGTTCATGGGGGCGCCGTAGCGCTTGAACTTCGCCGCCATCGAGATCGCGAGCCGCATGTAGGCATTGATCAGCCGGTGCAGGGCCTGCACGTCGCGTTCATCGCGCCAGGCATAGGCCAGCTGCAATTCCGTCTCGGCGTCCAGAAGTTCTGCCTTCATGGCCCGGCGGGACAGTGTTTGATCGTTGAAGCCATCGAGTGCCATGCACTTCCCCCTGTACCCTAACCGCTTGTCAGCGGGTTTGATCGTACTACGCACGAAGCCGCCGGTTGGTTCACTTTGGATGGAACTTTTTTGCGCGAAGGCCATTCATTCCGGTTTGTGATGCCCTCCGGAACCAAAGATCATTGGGAGTGGCGCAGAAAGTCAGGCTAAGAAAACACGCATGTTTTCAGGAGCCTCACAATGACCGACACGCTTTACATTGGCGATTACACCTATTCCAGCTGGTCCCTGCGCGGCTGGCTGCTGTTCCGGCGCTTCGGGTTGCGGGCGAAAACCGTCCTCGTGGACTTCACGGCCGGGTCCGTGGCCGAACAGGTGGCGGAGATCGCCCCCGCCCGCACCGTGCCCTGCGCGCGACTGTCGGACGGCGCGCTGGTCTGGGACAGTCTCGCGCTGGCCGAGGAACTGGCAAGCCGCCATCCCGGTGCCGGTCTCTGGCCCGCCGATCCGGCCCTGCGCGCCACCGCCCGCAGTCTCGCCGCCGAGATGCACGCCTCTTTCGGCGCGCTGCGGGGCGACTGCCCGATGAACCTGCGCGCGGCCTACACGGGTTTCCAGCCGTCAGAGGCGGTGCGCGCCGACCTCGCGCGGGTCGACGCGCTCTGGTCCTGGGCGCTGGAGCGGTCGGGCGGGCCGTGGCTGTGCGGAGACTACTCGGCGGCGGATGCCTTCTATGCCCCGGTCGCCGCGCGGATCGCGGGCTACGGGCTGACGATCGGTCCGCAGGCGCAGGCCTATGTCGCGGCCCATCTGGCCGACCCGGCCTTCCGACGCTGGCGGGCCATGGGGCTGGTGCGCGGCGCGGACCTGCCATGGTACGCCAAGGACCTCGACCGCACCGACTGGCCCGGCCCCGCGCCGCTGGCGGCACAGCCGGTGGAGGCTGGCCCCGCCGTCAACGCCGCCTGCCCCTATTCCGGCGATCCGGTAACGCACTTCCTGTCCTTCGACGGATCGGTCTACGGCTTCTGCAATGCCTTTTGCCGCGACAAGACCGCCGCCGACCCCGAGGCATGGCCCGCCTTCATGGCGCTGGTGCAGGGCGCGCGTTAACCATTATGTAACCAAGGTGAAGGCAGGATGGCGGGGCCGCAGCGGAGTCACCCAGCCATCACCGCCCTGACCCACACCGTCGCCTTCGAGGGCATAGAGGCCCGTCCGGTCGAGGTGCAATGCGCGGTCTCTGCCGGGATGCCGGGCTTTGCCATCGTGGGCCTGCCGGACAAGGCCGTGTCAGAGGCGAAAGAGCGGGTGCGCGCCGCGTTGGACGCCATGTCCATCGCGCTGCCGTCGAAACGGATCTCGGTGAACCTGTCGCCCGCCGACATGCCCAAGGAGGGCTCTCACTTCGACCTGCCCATCGCGCTGGCCCTGCTGGCGGCGCTAGAAATCCTGCCGCAGGATCTGGTGGCGCAGACCATGGCGCTGGGAGAGCTGTCGCTGGACGGGGGCCTTGTGGCCGTCGCAGGCGCCCTGCCCGCCGCCATGACGGCAGCCGAACACGACCGCGCCCTGATCTGCCCCCGCGCCTCTGCCCCCGAAGCGGCCTGGGTCGAGGCCTGCGCGGTGCTTGGCGCGGGCAGCCTTCTCGAGATCGTCCAGCACTTCGGCGGGCAGGCCCCCATCGCCCCGGCACAGGCCGGGGAAGTGACCAGCGAAACCGCCCTGCGCGACCTGCGCGACGTCAAGGGACAGGAGCGGGCGAAACGGGCGCTGGAAATCGCGGCCGCCGGGCGCCACCACATGATCCTGATCGGGCCGCCCGGCGCCGGCAAGTCGATGCTGGCGGCCCGCCTGCCCGGCATCCTGCCTCCGCTGACCGCGCGCGAGGCGCTGGAGACCTCGATGATCCACTCGGTCGCGGGCCTGCTGCGCGATGGCGGCGTCTCTCGGGTGCGCCCCTTCCAGGAGCCGCATCACACCGCCTCGCGCGCCGCCATCGTTGGCGGCGGCCGCAATGCCAAACCCGGAGAGGCCAGCCTCGCCCACAATGGCGTGCTCTTCATGGACGAGTTTCCCGAATTCACCCGCGACGTGCTGGAAACCCTGCGCCAGCCGGTCGAGACCGGCGAGGTCGTGGTGTCGCGGGCCAATGCCCATATCCGCTACCCCTGCCGCTTCCTGCTGGTGGCCGCCGCGAACCCCTGCAAATGCGGGCACCTCGCAGAGGCCGCCCGCGCCTGCTCCCGCGCGCCCATATGCGGCGAGGAGTACATGGGCCGCATCTCCGGCCCGCTGATGGATCGCTTCGACCTGCGGATCGAGGTGCCGCCGGTGGCCTTCACCGATCTCGACCTGCCCGCCACCGGGGACACATCGCAGGTCGTGGCGGCGCGCGTCGCCCGGGCGCGCGCGGTGCAGGCGGCGCGGTTCTCCGGCTGCGAGGGCCTGCGCACCAACGCCGATGCCGAGGGCCGCATGCTGGAGAAGGTCGCCGCGCCCGACGAAGACGGCCGCGCGCTTTTGCTGAAGGCTGCCGACCGCATGGCGCTGAGCGCGCGCGGCTATCACCGCATCCT
This region of Ponticoccus alexandrii genomic DNA includes:
- a CDS encoding RNA polymerase factor sigma-32 — its product is MALDGFNDQTLSRRAMKAELLDAETELQLAYAWRDERDVQALHRLINAYMRLAISMAAKFKRYGAPMNDLIQEAGLGLMKAADKFDPDRGVRFSTYAVWWIKASIQDYVMRNWSMVRTGSTSSQKSLFFNMRRVQAKIEREAAAQGETLDGHQLRHMIATEIGVPLRDVEMMEGRLSGSDYSLNATQSVEDEGREWIDTLEDDAEQAAQIVETSHDNEQLRDWLVHAMGALNERERFIVRERKLREESRTLESLGTELGLSKERVRQLEAAAFTKMRKSLETQSGEVKNFLA
- a CDS encoding M3 family metallopeptidase, producing the protein MTNPLLMPWETPYGIAPFDAIEDAHFAPAFEAALAEHLTEIEAIADNPEPPSFVNTVEAMEGAGAALDKVLGVFFNLAGADSNAARQALQRDFSPKLAAHSSAIYSNKALFARIEALWDGREALALEPEEERVLYLTYRGFVRAGAALEGDAAERMSKVKSRLAVLGTQFTQNLLKDEADWSMPLSEADLEGLPEFVVDAARSAGEAAGVETPLVTLSRSLITPFLQFSPRRALREKAWRAWVMRGENGGETDNRGIAAETLALRKERAALLGYEDFAAYKLETEMAGTPAKVRELLMAVWEPARAAALSDAAEMEEMLRADGLSGPLEPWDWRYYAEKRRRALHDLDEAELKPYLKLDRMIEAAFACSNRLFGLEFQALDVPLYHPDCRAWAVTRDGQHLAVFIGDYFARSSKRSGAWCSTFREQAKRPVAKTPIVVNVCNFAKPPKGKPALLSYDDARTLFHEFGHALHQMLSDVTFGSVSGTSVARDFVELPSQLYEHWLEVPEVLGEFATHAETGEPMPPALLEKVLKAATFDMGFQTVEYVASALVDLEFHQGQPPADVMQKQAEVLEGMGMPHAITMRHATPHFAHVFSGDGYSSGYYSYMWSEVMDADAFAAFEEAGGAFDPEVAQRLEDYILSRGGSVEAEVLYTRFRGRMPGVEALLKGRGLAA
- a CDS encoding glutathione S-transferase; the encoded protein is MTDTLYIGDYTYSSWSLRGWLLFRRFGLRAKTVLVDFTAGSVAEQVAEIAPARTVPCARLSDGALVWDSLALAEELASRHPGAGLWPADPALRATARSLAAEMHASFGALRGDCPMNLRAAYTGFQPSEAVRADLARVDALWSWALERSGGPWLCGDYSAADAFYAPVAARIAGYGLTIGPQAQAYVAAHLADPAFRRWRAMGLVRGADLPWYAKDLDRTDWPGPAPLAAQPVEAGPAVNAACPYSGDPVTHFLSFDGSVYGFCNAFCRDKTAADPEAWPAFMALVQGAR
- a CDS encoding VOC family protein, whose product is MAPRQKLYPTFRYRDPDRMLTWLTEVVGFAEVNTHREGETVAHAELALGGSILMLGQARADAYGAEVGTPGPDANGGKSLYLAVENPDDLFKRVQASGVEILEGLTDRDYGSREFRCRDFEGNVWCFGTYAPQVGG
- the coaBC gene encoding bifunctional phosphopantothenoylcysteine decarboxylase/phosphopantothenate--cysteine ligase CoaBC, yielding MLRGKRILLIIGGGIAAYKALDLIRRLRERGAAVTPVMTGAAEHFVTPLSVSALAGEEVHRALFDLTKEAEMGHIQLSRVADLLVVAPATADLMGKMATGRADDLASTLLMATDTPVLIAPAMNVRMWDHPATQRNLSVLQGDGVAVVGPNAGDMACGEHGPGRMSEPLEIVAAIEARLGDGPLTGRRVLVTSGPTHEPIDPVRYIANRSSGAQGTAIAQELLRLGAEVVFVTGPADAARPEGTQVVEVETAQEMRDAVMAALPVDAGIFAAAVADWRVASASDSKIKKQSGALPVLNFAENPDILAGVSGLTEGRPPLVVGFAAETDDVVANATAKRARKGCDWIVANDVSPSTGIMGGTENAVTLITAEGAEAWPRASKAEVARRLAERIAGALGTARKPGPWDGGTS
- the dut gene encoding dUTP diphosphatase, translated to MSVAITFQWLEEADRSLGLPAYATEGAAGADLCANLPDRGTRTLAPGARALVPTGLRLAIPEGYEVQIRPRSGLALKHGITLPNTPGTIDSDYRGALGVIVMNAGTEPFTIAHGDRIAQMIVAPVVRATFTQADSLPDTVRGEGGFGSTGRS
- a CDS encoding HesA/MoeB/ThiF family protein; its protein translation is MLLVLALAAGLWGLGHVMKTPRAARLYMIAILYVAVLIAQVALPEGHPLRAATGGSAAPWLILGGLGALALGYARLVRGLKARAVRKAAAEAPPPRPGLFREGELERYARHIVLRELGGPGQKALKEAKVLVVGAGGLGSPVLLYLAAGGVGTIGVIDDDVVDSGNLQRQVIHTDQRIGMAKVFSAQAAMEALNPYIAVRPYNRRLDPDSAAALMADYDLVLDGTDNFDTRYLVNRAAVAAGKPLISGALSQWEGQVSLFDPASGGPCYECIFPTAPAAGLAPSCAEAGVLGPLPGVVGTMMAVEAIKRITGAGQGLRAEMLIYDALWGETRKIALKRRADCPACGGAHP
- a CDS encoding YifB family Mg chelatase-like AAA ATPase, whose protein sequence is MAGPQRSHPAITALTHTVAFEGIEARPVEVQCAVSAGMPGFAIVGLPDKAVSEAKERVRAALDAMSIALPSKRISVNLSPADMPKEGSHFDLPIALALLAALEILPQDLVAQTMALGELSLDGGLVAVAGALPAAMTAAEHDRALICPRASAPEAAWVEACAVLGAGSLLEIVQHFGGQAPIAPAQAGEVTSETALRDLRDVKGQERAKRALEIAAAGRHHMILIGPPGAGKSMLAARLPGILPPLTAREALETSMIHSVAGLLRDGGVSRVRPFQEPHHTASRAAIVGGGRNAKPGEASLAHNGVLFMDEFPEFTRDVLETLRQPVETGEVVVSRANAHIRYPCRFLLVAAANPCKCGHLAEAARACSRAPICGEEYMGRISGPLMDRFDLRIEVPPVAFTDLDLPATGDTSQVVAARVARARAVQAARFSGCEGLRTNADAEGRMLEKVAAPDEDGRALLLKAADRMALSARGYHRILRVARTIADLDGADTVGRAHVAEALSYRLLGAKET
- a CDS encoding ChaN family lipoprotein, coding for MRAIAFLVAVAATACPAKEFPRADIVFLGEVHDNPAHHAWQAEAVDALNPKAIVWEMLDSAEVSAITPEILDDRAALDEALGWSGTGWPDFAMYHPIFIAEPEAVHYGAELPRERARAVMQEGRTSVEVANADLAALLATDLPPEEAEERFVLQQAAHCGALPPEMLPQMVDVQRVRDTLLAEAAIRALEETGGPVAVITGNGHARLDWGAGALAVATLEGTGATVFAVAQGEEGAPIPDGIFDLVRSEPAVDRGDPCDAFQK